The Gemmata palustris genome includes a region encoding these proteins:
- a CDS encoding BatA domain-containing protein, with translation MNAILLAGAALVGLPILLHLIMKQEPKRLPFPAFRFLKQKLKTNQRKLRLRHFILLALRMLIIALFCLTLYQPTFKSDQLNIRGEQPVATVIIIDTSPSMGYVANDKSRLEEARLRALELLSELPDKSPVVILETSDLNAAWLPDVAAARRRLEEIKEPRGGNQSVSSAIATAYQLLAKVEQETESPDPLQKLVAVFTDRTAASWDANRTEDLKKLRETVPDPKAIHVVFDFGADQPTNVSILSVDMKPQVIAENNTAHVLVTVGAVGAAGESVEATVVARPVAGGTRADTSVSKVVTIPNGQTRTVPFEFRDLKAGLNQWEFALKAPDNLMIDNKRFLTFKVGAARRILTITDDKKAAVFWQVAHLVQEEFSCLVVTPDQIKIGDGGQAVVQYEADPKKPNDPPTVDDLRSFEAVCLLAVRDPNQPAGSALWDKLRPYLQTGGKLIVVPGRDGWMNLTDYNVGASDLMPGTFGKVIETKKLTPAPPLQKASSWDEPREGKNGVTLVLDEKALKHPLLKPIEDWRQQKSDRVDVIANPRTAWKFWDVTRDPNATVVAYYNDAEKPEARHPAILERPVLDKEGKPRGKVVLLTTRMDVTNDKDDWSDYWAQEGSSWFVAFPNLLVRYLAGDTADANFNYPTGATVTVPLPRGKLTRESVVVLEGPRVEGNDAIIRPGDKQTDIRLVSPKTNNAGNFALSVTKDEREIWRDGFSLNVPPDESNLDKVPLEAVEDLVGAGRVIPVTRNVTLADLLSVTLGQPVDLFPWLLIAVLAAQVAEGFIANRFYRRAK, from the coding sequence ATGAACGCCATTCTGCTCGCCGGCGCGGCCCTCGTCGGACTGCCCATTCTGCTGCACCTCATTATGAAGCAGGAGCCCAAACGGCTCCCGTTCCCGGCGTTCCGGTTCCTCAAACAGAAGCTCAAGACCAACCAGCGCAAGTTGCGGCTGCGGCACTTCATCCTGCTCGCGCTGCGAATGCTCATTATCGCGCTGTTCTGCCTCACGCTCTACCAGCCCACGTTCAAGAGCGACCAGCTCAACATCCGCGGCGAGCAGCCGGTCGCGACGGTCATCATCATCGACACCAGCCCGAGCATGGGCTACGTGGCGAACGACAAGTCGCGGCTCGAAGAGGCCCGGTTGCGCGCGCTCGAACTCCTCAGCGAACTGCCCGATAAGTCGCCCGTGGTGATACTCGAGACGAGCGACCTCAACGCGGCCTGGCTGCCCGACGTGGCCGCGGCCCGTCGGCGCCTCGAAGAGATCAAGGAGCCGCGCGGCGGGAACCAGTCGGTGAGTTCCGCGATCGCGACCGCGTACCAGCTTCTGGCGAAGGTGGAACAGGAAACCGAGTCCCCGGACCCGCTCCAGAAGCTGGTCGCGGTGTTCACCGACCGCACGGCCGCGTCGTGGGACGCGAACCGCACCGAAGACCTGAAGAAGCTCCGGGAGACCGTCCCCGACCCGAAGGCCATTCACGTCGTCTTCGATTTCGGCGCGGACCAGCCCACGAACGTGTCCATTCTCTCGGTTGACATGAAACCGCAGGTGATCGCGGAGAACAACACCGCTCACGTGCTCGTTACAGTGGGCGCGGTCGGGGCGGCCGGCGAGAGCGTCGAAGCCACGGTCGTCGCGCGGCCCGTTGCCGGGGGCACCAGAGCGGACACTTCGGTCAGTAAAGTGGTGACGATCCCCAACGGCCAAACGCGGACGGTCCCGTTCGAGTTCCGCGACCTCAAAGCGGGGCTGAACCAGTGGGAGTTCGCGCTCAAGGCGCCCGACAATTTGATGATCGACAACAAGCGGTTCCTCACGTTCAAGGTGGGGGCCGCGCGGCGCATCCTGACCATCACGGACGACAAGAAGGCCGCGGTGTTCTGGCAGGTCGCGCACCTCGTGCAGGAAGAGTTCAGTTGCCTGGTGGTCACCCCGGACCAGATCAAGATCGGTGACGGCGGGCAAGCGGTTGTGCAGTACGAAGCGGACCCGAAGAAGCCGAACGACCCGCCCACGGTGGACGACCTCCGATCGTTCGAGGCGGTGTGCCTGCTCGCGGTGCGCGATCCGAACCAGCCCGCGGGCAGCGCCCTCTGGGACAAACTGCGGCCGTACCTCCAGACCGGCGGAAAGCTCATCGTCGTCCCCGGGCGCGACGGGTGGATGAACCTCACCGATTACAACGTGGGCGCGAGCGACCTGATGCCGGGTACGTTCGGGAAGGTGATCGAAACGAAGAAGCTGACCCCCGCGCCACCGCTCCAAAAGGCATCGAGTTGGGACGAGCCGCGCGAGGGCAAGAACGGGGTGACGTTGGTACTCGACGAGAAGGCTCTGAAGCACCCGCTGCTGAAGCCGATCGAGGACTGGCGGCAGCAAAAGAGCGACCGCGTGGACGTGATCGCGAACCCGCGCACGGCGTGGAAATTCTGGGACGTGACGCGCGACCCGAACGCGACCGTGGTGGCGTATTATAACGACGCGGAGAAGCCCGAAGCGCGGCACCCGGCGATCCTGGAGCGCCCGGTTCTCGACAAGGAAGGTAAGCCGAGGGGCAAGGTGGTGCTCCTCACCACGCGGATGGACGTGACCAACGACAAAGACGATTGGAGCGACTACTGGGCACAGGAGGGATCGAGTTGGTTCGTCGCGTTTCCCAATTTGCTCGTGCGCTACCTCGCGGGGGACACGGCCGACGCGAACTTCAACTACCCGACGGGCGCCACGGTGACCGTTCCGTTGCCGCGCGGCAAACTGACCCGCGAGAGTGTAGTCGTCTTGGAAGGCCCGCGCGTGGAGGGGAACGACGCGATCATCCGCCCGGGCGACAAGCAGACGGACATCCGACTCGTCTCGCCGAAGACGAACAACGCGGGCAACTTCGCGCTCTCCGTCACCAAGGACGAGCGCGAGATTTGGAGGGACGGGTTCAGCCTGAACGTGCCGCCGGACGAGAGCAATTTGGACAAGGTGCCGCTCGAAGCGGTGGAAGACTTGGTGGGCGCGGGGCGCGTGATCCCAGTGACGCGGAACGTGACCCTGGCGGACTTGCTCAGCGTCACGTTGGGCCAGCCGGTGGACCTGTTCCCGTGGCTCCTGATCGCGGTCCTCGCGGCGCAGGTCGCCGAAGGTTTCATCGCCAACCGCTTCTACCGCCGTGCGAAGTGA
- a CDS encoding 7-carboxy-7-deazaguanine synthase QueE, translating into MRMPLLDVPAEAAHRVALLRDVPAGELLVHEIYISVQGESTFAGLPCVFVRASVCDSRCRWCDTPHAFNQGTRMSRGDVLAKALSFDCPLVEITGGEPLLQADVFALMTELCDAGKTVLLETSGSHSVADVDPRVHVIMDLKCPDSGESHRNRWANLDVLKPTDQIKFVIASRADWDWAANAVRAHKLDERFTCLVSCVFTSVQPVELVDWLLESGLHRVRMQLQMHKYIWEPTTRGV; encoded by the coding sequence ATGCGAATGCCGTTACTCGATGTGCCCGCAGAAGCCGCCCACCGAGTTGCGCTCCTGCGCGACGTGCCCGCGGGCGAACTGTTGGTCCACGAAATTTACATAAGTGTCCAGGGCGAATCGACTTTCGCCGGGTTGCCGTGTGTGTTCGTGCGCGCGTCGGTGTGCGACAGCCGGTGCCGCTGGTGCGACACCCCGCACGCCTTCAACCAGGGCACGCGGATGTCGCGCGGGGACGTGCTGGCGAAGGCGCTCAGCTTCGATTGCCCGCTCGTGGAGATCACCGGCGGTGAACCGCTGCTGCAAGCCGACGTGTTCGCGCTGATGACCGAGTTGTGTGATGCGGGGAAGACTGTGCTGCTCGAAACGAGTGGCTCGCACTCGGTCGCGGACGTCGACCCGCGGGTTCACGTCATCATGGACCTCAAGTGCCCCGATAGCGGCGAGAGCCACCGGAACCGGTGGGCGAACCTCGATGTGCTGAAGCCCACGGACCAGATCAAGTTCGTGATCGCGTCGCGCGCGGACTGGGATTGGGCCGCGAACGCGGTCCGCGCGCACAAACTGGACGAGCGCTTCACCTGTCTCGTGAGTTGCGTCTTCACGAGCGTTCAACCGGTGGAACTGGTCGACTGGTTGCTCGAATCCGGCCTCCACCGCGTGCGGATGCAGTTGCAGATGCACAAGTACATCTGGGAGCCGACCACGCGCGGGGTCTGA
- a CDS encoding DUF1559 family PulG-like putative transporter encodes MPAKTCVLMLALLVSAVGLSAPVADEPTKKELETVLRNLKQIGLAFHGYSDAHELQLADDITDKDGRVILSWRVALLPYLDEDKLYKEFKLDEPWDSAHNKKLVAKMPKIYAPVRGKAKAGETFYQRFVGKDTLFNEKGSYKLSTIPDGTSNTALVVEAGDPVLWSQPADLPFGAKQPLPKLGGLFDGEFHVLLGDGSVFRVKKDFDADEMKKVIMPDDGQPVDTRKLQK; translated from the coding sequence ATGCCCGCAAAAACGTGCGTTCTGATGTTGGCGCTCCTCGTGAGCGCTGTGGGGCTGTCCGCGCCGGTGGCGGACGAGCCGACGAAGAAGGAACTCGAAACGGTGCTCCGGAACCTCAAACAAATCGGGCTCGCGTTCCACGGCTACAGCGATGCACACGAGCTCCAGTTGGCCGACGACATTACGGACAAGGACGGCCGGGTGATTTTGAGCTGGCGCGTCGCGCTCCTGCCGTATTTGGACGAGGACAAACTGTACAAGGAGTTCAAACTAGACGAGCCGTGGGACAGCGCGCACAACAAGAAACTCGTCGCCAAGATGCCGAAGATTTATGCCCCCGTGCGCGGGAAAGCAAAGGCCGGCGAGACGTTCTACCAGCGGTTCGTCGGGAAGGACACGCTCTTCAACGAGAAGGGCAGCTACAAGCTCAGCACGATTCCCGACGGCACGTCCAACACCGCACTGGTGGTCGAGGCGGGCGACCCGGTGCTCTGGTCGCAACCCGCGGACCTTCCCTTCGGTGCCAAACAGCCTCTACCCAAACTCGGCGGATTGTTCGACGGCGAGTTCCACGTCCTACTCGGTGACGGGTCCGTTTTCCGTGTCAAAAAGGACTTCGACGCGGACGAAATGAAGAAAGTCATCATGCCGGACGACGGCCAACCGGTCGATACGCGGAAACTTCAGAAGTGA
- the glgB gene encoding 1,4-alpha-glucan branching protein GlgB → MSHAGETSKFLPFGSDPAPSVPNPSAPGEYGWFGPQDMYLFNEGSHLRLHDKLGSHPATVDGVSGYHFAVWAPNADYISVVGDFNEWDRGKHPMRAIGSSGVWGAFIPGVKAGTCYKYHVAAPGGFIAEKTDPFAFTCEIPPKSAAVTWDLGYKWNDADWMATRKAKGGHDKPVSIYEVHLGSWMREADPPYHSLNYRDVAPKLAAYCRDMGFTHVELLPITEHPFFASWGYQTTGYFAATSRYGTPQDLMFLVDTLHQYGVAVILDWVPSHFATDAWALSRFDGTALFEHADAKQGFHPDWGSYVFNYSRHEVRSFLLSSAMFWLDKYHIDGLRVDAVASMLYLDYSRKAGEWVPNQYGGRENIDAVNFLRRFNEEVYRHFPDVQTFAEESTAWPMVSRPTYVGGLGFGYKWDMGWMHDTLKYFMMDPIHRKHHQNDLTFRMLYAYNESFVMPLSHDEVVQGKGPLWDKMAGDEWQKFASMRLLFAYQWGMTGKKLIFMGDEIAQRQEWRHDQSIDWHLLKYGPHKGVQDVVRDLNKLYAAEPALHELDNQPGGFEWIDCTDAANSVICCVRKGKGEDVILIVYNFTPIPRPGYRVGVPGPGAWTEVMNTDAGVYGGSNVGNAGGVYAEFQPIHGQKYSVALNLPPLGAVFFKGKL, encoded by the coding sequence GACATGTACCTCTTTAACGAGGGCAGCCACCTCCGGCTCCACGACAAGCTCGGTTCGCACCCCGCGACCGTCGACGGCGTGAGCGGGTACCACTTCGCGGTGTGGGCGCCGAACGCGGATTACATCAGCGTGGTCGGCGACTTCAACGAGTGGGACCGGGGCAAGCACCCAATGCGCGCCATCGGCTCGTCGGGCGTGTGGGGCGCCTTCATTCCGGGCGTGAAGGCGGGCACCTGTTACAAGTACCACGTCGCCGCGCCCGGCGGGTTCATCGCCGAGAAGACCGACCCGTTCGCGTTCACGTGCGAGATCCCGCCGAAGTCGGCCGCGGTGACCTGGGATCTCGGCTACAAGTGGAACGACGCCGACTGGATGGCGACCCGGAAGGCGAAGGGCGGGCACGACAAGCCGGTGAGCATTTACGAAGTTCACCTCGGCTCGTGGATGCGCGAGGCCGACCCGCCGTACCACTCGCTGAACTACCGCGACGTGGCCCCGAAGCTCGCCGCGTACTGCCGGGACATGGGGTTCACGCACGTCGAGCTGCTGCCGATCACGGAGCACCCGTTCTTCGCGTCGTGGGGCTACCAGACGACCGGGTACTTCGCCGCGACCAGCCGCTACGGGACGCCGCAAGACCTGATGTTCCTCGTGGACACCCTGCACCAGTACGGCGTCGCGGTGATCCTCGACTGGGTGCCGAGCCACTTCGCGACGGACGCCTGGGCCCTGTCGCGGTTCGACGGGACCGCACTCTTCGAGCACGCGGACGCCAAACAGGGGTTCCACCCGGATTGGGGCAGCTACGTCTTCAACTACAGCCGCCACGAGGTGCGGAGCTTCCTGCTCTCGTCCGCGATGTTCTGGCTGGACAAGTACCACATCGACGGGCTGCGCGTCGACGCGGTCGCGTCCATGCTGTACCTGGATTACTCGCGCAAGGCGGGCGAGTGGGTGCCGAACCAGTACGGCGGCCGCGAGAACATCGACGCGGTCAACTTCCTGCGCCGCTTCAACGAGGAAGTGTACCGCCACTTCCCGGACGTGCAGACCTTCGCGGAGGAATCGACCGCGTGGCCGATGGTGTCGCGCCCCACTTACGTCGGCGGCTTGGGCTTCGGCTACAAGTGGGACATGGGCTGGATGCACGACACGCTCAAATATTTCATGATGGACCCGATCCACCGGAAGCACCACCAGAACGACCTCACGTTCCGCATGCTCTACGCCTACAACGAGAGCTTCGTGATGCCGCTCTCGCACGACGAGGTGGTGCAGGGCAAGGGGCCGCTGTGGGACAAGATGGCCGGCGACGAGTGGCAGAAGTTCGCGAGCATGCGGCTGCTCTTCGCGTACCAGTGGGGCATGACCGGGAAGAAGCTCATTTTCATGGGCGACGAGATCGCGCAGCGCCAGGAGTGGCGGCACGACCAGAGCATCGACTGGCACCTCCTGAAGTACGGCCCGCACAAGGGCGTGCAGGACGTGGTGCGCGACCTGAACAAGCTCTACGCGGCCGAGCCCGCGCTGCACGAACTGGACAACCAGCCCGGCGGGTTCGAGTGGATCGACTGCACCGACGCCGCGAACAGCGTCATCTGCTGCGTGCGGAAGGGTAAAGGTGAGGACGTCATCCTCATCGTGTACAACTTCACGCCCATCCCGCGCCCGGGCTACCGCGTCGGCGTACCCGGCCCCGGTGCGTGGACCGAGGTGATGAACACCGACGCGGGCGTTTACGGCGGGAGCAACGTCGGCAACGCGGGCGGCGTGTACGCCGAGTTCCAGCCGATTCACGGCCAAAAATATTCCGTGGCGCTGAATCTGCCTCCGTTGGGCGCCGTCTTCTTCAAGGGGAAGTTGTAA